In a single window of the Cydia strobilella chromosome 13, ilCydStro3.1, whole genome shotgun sequence genome:
- the LOC134746859 gene encoding uncharacterized protein LOC134746859 isoform X8 has product MTIVRKPRRSNPSDFKTFLKNRADRLEATSPAVPSDAPSTSKKAMVTTSEPIKGSSQPISWRRCDDSSPGEVNRRSWTSGGAGHVTTSERCRNARSGGARAAQASQSTPSSWYETSVCRPAGGGWARSSRRSRAGMASPGWPSSEPPEGTSNARSITFVHYLLRVKSYK; this is encoded by the exons ATGACCATAGTCCGCAAGCCCCGCCGCAGCAACCCCTCG GATTTCAAAACCTTCCTAAAGAACCGAGCTGACCGGCTGGAAGCGACCAGCCCAGCAGTACCATCGGACGCACCCAGCACTTCCAAGAAGGCCATGGTAACCACGTCCGAACCTATCAAG GGCTCGAGTCAGCCAATTTCCTGGCGGCGCTGCGACGATTCATCGCCAGGAGAGGTAAACCGAAGGAGTTG GACTTCTGGCGGCGCTGGTCACGTGACTACATCGGAACGCTGCAGGAACGCACGAAGTGGAGGAGCGCGCGCGGCCCAAGCCTCGCAGTCGACACCGTCGTCCTGGTACGAGACGAGCGTCTGCCGCCCTGCCGGTGGAGGCTGGGCAAGATCGTCGCGACGCAGCCGGGCCGGGATGGCGTCACCAGGGTGGCCGTCATCCGAACCGCCAGAGGGGACATCCAACGCGCGTTCAATAACATTTGTCCATTACCTACTTCGGGTGAAGtcatataagtag
- the LOC134746859 gene encoding uncharacterized protein LOC134746859 isoform X1, which yields MTIVRKPRRSNPSDFKTFLKNRADRLEATSPAVPSDAPSTSKKAMVTTSEPIKVTSKQFKCNQCPYCSSTHYINQCPKFSALNVIARIRAVNKLRLCFNCLSGTHVLTNCRASTCRVCKGKHHTLLHKPNTNTHVGSNPVPTRLPISTLIDEQPSSSQIETTLSNNTLIEKQINNARNRSVFLTTAQVLVRDKHNNVHKMKAFLDNGSQENFITENAAKKLQLNKEQLALNVIGFNEKVSSLVESCDVTLHSLDGTFTTNLSCFITPIICTTNILIPNVQRWHIPSRYKLADDEFNLAQDVDLLIGGEIFFDLLLTGKYKLGPGLPVLRRSRLGWIVTGSVQKKTESAIQCKVTVETQLKKFWEIEEGSAPNLPYDEKQCEDIFLKTHTHNSEGNFEIELPLKQPPTKLGQSRHIAYRRFKTLESKFERNPEFKDKYVNFMREFEQAGHMIQLQDNYDGPCNFLPHQAVFRDSPSTPIRIVFDCSCRTDNGISLNDIQYKGSIIQDELINILLRFRKYQYVINADIQKMYRCIYVKPNQQYLQCIFWRENTHQRLQIYMLTTLSFGLKSAPHIATRCLLQLSNENQHTFPAAAEAIANQFYMDDFIAGGDDENQVAETASQVNEILRGANFTLRKWKSNSEVIIKRVSETHTHQNTHTTEFGDKTHKVLGLAWSSDSDELMYTIKENQISHPITKRKVLGVISSIFDPLGLTGPVIVVAKIFIQKLFKAQLDWDTELTQDLIQEWNTFYRDLFLLNQLKISRCTVIPNYVTIQIHGFCDSSIKAYGAAIYIRSSDRVGNVQVHLLYSKSKISPIQPQTIPNLELCSSLLLATHVDKIKRALKCDVSGINLWSDSKITLCWIKNSNPKLTCFVSNRVTKVLSLTNKHEWSWVRSEDNPADLLSRGVAPGKLETNQLWWSGPAWLTQSPDTWPTHDSESLNHAPEAESDVNITLTLAISTESNDTIQYLFHRWSSDKTLIHVLAYILRFIYNTKNKTRTINPNNKLSGPLSVEELKKSDHALIRHAQMESFPHEYKLLQNNKPVLNKSKILSLHPFMKDGLVRVGGRIGLSHYAYEKKHPLILSHEHALTKLLMANAHIRTLHAGPQLLLSTIRERIWPTKGRMLASKIVNKCVPCFRANPKTTNPIMGNLPPSRVNPSPPFAITGIDYGGPYNIRDRTGRGYKVSKCYIAVFICFATKAIHLELITGLESANFLAALRRFIARRGKPKELVSDNSTTFHGASNELKDLQKYLQDSSSELVSHCADEGIKWSFIPVYTPHMGSLWESSIKLTKYHLKRVLGLSLLTYEQFVSILYQVESMVNSRPLCPLPSSNPDYPVLTPAHFLIGKAPNSLPDEDYNHVPKNRLTHYQLLQQITQDFWRRWSRDYIGTLQERTKWRSARGPSLAVDTVVLVRDERLPPCRWRLGKIVATQPGRDGVTRVAVIRTARGDIQRAFNNICPLPTSGEVI from the exons ATGACCATAGTCCGCAAGCCCCGCCGCAGCAACCCCTCG GATTTCAAAACCTTCCTAAAGAACCGAGCTGACCGGCTGGAAGCGACCAGCCCAGCAGTACCATCGGACGCACCCAGCACTTCCAAGAAGGCCATGGTAACCACGTCCGAACCTATCAAGGTAACCTCCAAACAGTTTAAATGTAACCAGTGTCCGTATTGTTCGAGTACGCATTATATTAATCAGTGTCCAAAGTTTAGTGCATTAAACGTTATCGCGCGCATCCGAGCCGTGAATAAATTACGATTATGCTTTAATTGTTTGTCCGGAACGCATGTCTTAACAAACTGCAGGGCCAGTACATGTCGAGTATGTAAGGGCAAGCATCATACGTTACTACACAAACCAAATACCAACACTCATGTAGGTAGTAACCCCGTACCAACGCGATTACCAATATCAACGTTAATCGACGAACAACCGAGTTCTAGTCAAATCGAGACTACCTTGTCGAATAACACTTTaatcgaaaaacaaataaacaatgcgCGAAATAGGTCAGTTTTCCTTACAACAGCCCAAGTGCTCGTTAGGGATAAGCATAACAATGTGCATAAAATGAAGGCATTTTTAGACAATGGCTCgcaagaaaatttcattaccgaaaacgcggccaaaaagttacaattaaaCAAGGAACAACTTGCCTTAAATGTCATAGGTTTCAATGAAAAAGTGTCTAGCCTTGTAGAATCGTGTGACGTAACATTGCATTCCTTAGACGGAACCTTTACAACGAATTTGTCCTGTTTTATTACGCCTATAATTTGtactaccaacattttaataccaAACGTGCAACGTTGGCACATTCCGTCGCGTTATAAATTAGCTGATGACGAGTTTAACTTAGCTCAAGATGTAGATTTGCTTATCGGTGGGGAGATATTCTTTGATTTACTTCTTACCGGTAAATACAAGCTCGGGCCCGGATTACCGGTTCTGAGACGCTCGCGATTAGGATGGATAGtcacgggttccgtacaaaaaaaaaccgagtctgccattcaatgtaaagttacagtagaaactcaattaaaaaagttttgggaAATAGAGGAGGGTTCCGCACCAAATTTACCCTATGATGAAAAACAATGTGAGGATATATTTCTGAAAACTCACACTCACAACTCTGAGGGTAATTTCGAAATAGAACTTCCATTAAAGCAGCCACCTACCAAGTTAGGTCAATCTAGGCACATAGCATATCGGAGGTTCAAAACATTAGAATCCAAGTTCGAGCGGAACCCcgaatttaaagataaatatgtgAATTTCATGCGCGAGTTCGAACAAGCTGGCCATATGATTCAATTACAAGATAATTATGATGGCCCATGTAATTTTCTACCCCACCAAGCTGTTTTTCGCGACTCCCCCTCAACCCCTATTCGAATTGTTTTCGACTGCTCATGCAGAACTGATAACGGCATTTCTTTGAATGATATCCAATACAAAGGCTCAATAATACAGGACGAACTCATAAATATACTTCTACGATTCCGAAAATACCAATATGTTATTAACGCtgacatacaaaaaatgtacagatgtatttatgttaaaccAAATCAACAATACCTACAATGCATATTTTGGCGGGAAAATACTCACCAACGACTCCAAATTTATATGCTGACCACATTAAGTTTCGGCTTAAAGTCAGCACCACATATTGCAACCAGatgtttgttacaattgtcaaACGAAAACCAACACACATTTCCAGCAGCTGCAGAGGCCATAGCGAACCAGTTCTACATGGACGATTTTATCGCCGGCGGCGACGACGAGAATCAGGTAGCTGAAACTGCATCACAGGTGAACGAGATCCTGCGGGGAGCCAACTTCACGCTGCGGAAATGGAAGTCCAATTCCGAAGTCATCATAAAACGGGTGagcgaaacacacacacaccaaaacacacacacaaccgaATTTGGAGATAAAACACATAAGGTCCTGGGTTTAGCGTGGTCTAGTGACTCAGATGAGCTTATGTATACCATTAAAgaaaaccaaatttcacacccaaTCACCAAAAGAAAGGTACTAGGGGTAATTTCGTCCATTTTCGACCCCCTAGGCTTGACGGGACCAGTAATTGTagtagccaaaatatttattcaaaaattatttaaggctCAATTAGATTGGGATACCGAATTAACACAAGACTTGATCCAAGAATGGAACACATTCTATCgagacttgtttttattaaaccaaTTGAAAATTTCGAGATGTACAGTCATACCCAATTATGTAACGATACAAATTCATGGGTTCTGTGACAGTAGTATTAAAGCCTATGGCGCTGCCATCTATATACGATCAAGCGATAGAGTAGGAAACGTACAAGTTCACCTACTttactcaaaatcaaaaataagtccaatacaaccccaaactattccaaatttggaactttgttccagtttactgctcgcgacacatgtcgacaaaataaaacgagcattaaaatgtgacgtttccggAATCAACCTGTGGTCagattcaaaaataacattatgttggataaaaaatagtaaccctaaattaacttgttttgttaGTAACAGAGTCACAAAAGTATTATCACTTACAAACAAGCACGAGTGGTCATGGGTCCGCTCGGAGGATAACCCCGCCGACCTTTTGTCCCGAGGGGTAGCACCAGGCAAGCTGGAAACCAACCAGTTATGGTGGTCTGGGCCGGCGTGGTTGACCCAAAGTCCGGACACATGGCCGACCCACGATTCTGAGTCACTAAATCATGCACCCGAGGCCGAGAGCGACGTAAACATAACTCTCACCTTGGCTATTAGCACAGAATCTAACGACACGATACAATATCTTTTCCACAGGTGGTCAAGCGATAAAACACTTATtcatgtattagcatacatacttcgatttatatataatacaaaaaataaaactcgaacaattaatccaaataataaattatcaggaCCATTGTCCgtagaagaattaaaaaaatcggatcacgcattaattagacatgcacaaatggaatcattcccacacgaatataaattattgcaaaacaataaaccggttcttaacaaatcaaaaatattatctttacacCCATTCATGAAGGACGGACTCGTTCGCGTAGGCGGACGAATCGGTCTTTCGCATTatgcatatgaaaaaaaacatcctTTAATATTAAGTCACGAGCACGCGCTTACCAAACTACTGATGGCAAACGCACATATACGTACTCTGCACGCTGGCCCTCAGTTATTACTTTCAACTATTCGCGAGCGCATCTGGCCAACAAAAGGTAGGATGTTAGCctcgaaaattgtaaataaatgcgtTCCGTGTTTTAGAGCAAATCCAAAGACTACTAACCCTATAATGGGAAACTTACCCCCCTCAAGGGTAAATCCTTCCCCCCCCTTTGCTATCACGGGTATCGATTATGGAGGAccttataacattagagataggACAGGGCGTGGTTACAAGGTCTCTAAGTGCTATATAgcagtgtttatttgttttgcaacAAAGGCAATTCATCTCGAATTAATTACAGGGCTCGAGTCAGCCAATTTCCTGGCGGCGCTGCGACGATTCATCGCCAGGAGAGGTAAACCGAAGGAGTTGGTGAGTGACAATTCAACAACCTTTCATGGGGCTAGTAACGAGctaaaagatttacaaaaatacctacaggacAGCTCGAGCGAGCTAGTATCTCATTGCGCAGACGAGGGCATAAAATGGAGTTTTATTCCTGTCTATACACCTCATATGGGGTCCCTATgggaatctagtataaaacttaccaaatatcatttaaaaagagtGTTAGGGTTATCTTTGTTAACTTACGAACAATTTGTATCAATCCTATATCAGGTAGAATCTATGGTAAATTCTAGGCCACTATGTCCCTTACCTAGTTCAAATCCTGACTATCCTGTCCTTACGCCAGCTCACTTTTTAATTGGAAAAGCACCAAATTCACTTCCGGACGAAGATTATAACCATGTACCAAAGAACCGATTAACTCACTATCAACTTTTGCAACAAATCACGCAGGACTTCTGGCGGCGCTGGTCACGTGACTACATCGGAACGCTGCAGGAACGCACGAAGTGGAGGAGCGCGCGCGGCCCAAGCCTCGCAGTCGACACCGTCGTCCTGGTACGAGACGAGCGTCTGCCGCCCTGCCGGTGGAGGCTGGGCAAGATCGTCGCGACGCAGCCGGGCCGGGATGGCGTCACCAGGGTGGCCGTCATCCGAACCGCCAGAGGGGACATCCAACGCGCGTTCAATAACATTTGTCCATTACCTACTTCGGGTGAAGtcatataa
- the LOC134746859 gene encoding uncharacterized protein LOC134746859 isoform X9, whose amino-acid sequence MLAWQMLCERYNNPKRLVTNHMRALFDVEPVPSTPSGLRGLESANFLAALRRFIARRGKPKELDFWRRWSRDYIGTLQERTKWRSARGPSLAVDTVVLVRDERLPPCRWRLGKIVATQPGRDGVTRVAVIRTARGDIQRAFNNICPLPTSGEVI is encoded by the exons ATGCTCGCGTGGCAGATGCTTTGTGAACGTTATAATAATCCTAAACGTTTAGTCACCAACCACATGCGAGCCTTGTTCGACGTGGAACCGGTACCGTCAACTCCTTCGGGTCTAAGAG GGCTCGAGTCAGCCAATTTCCTGGCGGCGCTGCGACGATTCATCGCCAGGAGAGGTAAACCGAAGGAGTTG GACTTCTGGCGGCGCTGGTCACGTGACTACATCGGAACGCTGCAGGAACGCACGAAGTGGAGGAGCGCGCGCGGCCCAAGCCTCGCAGTCGACACCGTCGTCCTGGTACGAGACGAGCGTCTGCCGCCCTGCCGGTGGAGGCTGGGCAAGATCGTCGCGACGCAGCCGGGCCGGGATGGCGTCACCAGGGTGGCCGTCATCCGAACCGCCAGAGGGGACATCCAACGCGCGTTCAATAACATTTGTCCATTACCTACTTCGGGTGAAGtcatataa
- the LOC134746859 gene encoding uncharacterized protein LOC134746859 isoform X6 translates to MLAWQMLCERYNNPKRLVTNHMRALFDVEPVPSTPSGLRGLCDNISKHLRSLRSLNVPTENWDLAIIHMLVKKLDSRLQSKWENSVDLRKLPSLQDFKTFLKNRADRLEATSPAVPSDAPSTSKKAMVTTSEPIKGSSQPISWRRCDDSSPGEVNRRSWTSGGAGHVTTSERCRNARSGGARAAQASQSTPSSWYETSVCRPAGGGWARSSRRSRAGMASPGWPSSEPPEGTSNARSITFVHYLLRVKSYK, encoded by the exons ATGCTCGCGTGGCAGATGCTTTGTGAACGTTATAATAATCCTAAACGTTTAGTCACCAACCACATGCGAGCCTTGTTCGACGTGGAACCGGTACCGTCAACTCCTTCGGGTCTAAGAGGTCTGTGCGATAATATTTCCAAACATTTGAGATCTTTGCGctcattaaatgtacctaccgaAAATTGGGATCTCGCAATTATTCACATGTTAGTTAAAAAGTTAGACAGTCGATTGCAATCAAAGTGGGAAAACAGTGTTGATTTGAGAAAATTGCCTTCGTTGCAGGATTTCAAAACCTTCCTAAAGAACCGAGCTGACCGGCTGGAAGCGACCAGCCCAGCAGTACCATCGGACGCACCCAGCACTTCCAAGAAGGCCATGGTAACCACGTCCGAACCTATCAAG GGCTCGAGTCAGCCAATTTCCTGGCGGCGCTGCGACGATTCATCGCCAGGAGAGGTAAACCGAAGGAGTTG GACTTCTGGCGGCGCTGGTCACGTGACTACATCGGAACGCTGCAGGAACGCACGAAGTGGAGGAGCGCGCGCGGCCCAAGCCTCGCAGTCGACACCGTCGTCCTGGTACGAGACGAGCGTCTGCCGCCCTGCCGGTGGAGGCTGGGCAAGATCGTCGCGACGCAGCCGGGCCGGGATGGCGTCACCAGGGTGGCCGTCATCCGAACCGCCAGAGGGGACATCCAACGCGCGTTCAATAACATTTGTCCATTACCTACTTCGGGTGAAGtcatataagtag
- the LOC134746859 gene encoding uncharacterized protein LOC134746859 isoform X7, with translation MLAWQMLCERYNNPKRLVTNHMRALFDVEPVPSTPSGLRGLCDNISKHLRSLRSLNVPTENWDLAIIHMLVKKLDSRLQSKWENSVDLRKLPSLQDFKTFLKNRADRLEATSPAVPSDAPSTSKKAMGSSQPISWRRCDDSSPGEVNRRSWTSGGAGHVTTSERCRNARSGGARAAQASQSTPSSWYETSVCRPAGGGWARSSRRSRAGMASPGWPSSEPPEGTSNARSITFVHYLLRVKSYK, from the exons ATGCTCGCGTGGCAGATGCTTTGTGAACGTTATAATAATCCTAAACGTTTAGTCACCAACCACATGCGAGCCTTGTTCGACGTGGAACCGGTACCGTCAACTCCTTCGGGTCTAAGAGGTCTGTGCGATAATATTTCCAAACATTTGAGATCTTTGCGctcattaaatgtacctaccgaAAATTGGGATCTCGCAATTATTCACATGTTAGTTAAAAAGTTAGACAGTCGATTGCAATCAAAGTGGGAAAACAGTGTTGATTTGAGAAAATTGCCTTCGTTGCAGGATTTCAAAACCTTCCTAAAGAACCGAGCTGACCGGCTGGAAGCGACCAGCCCAGCAGTACCATCGGACGCACCCAGCACTTCCAAGAAGGCCATG GGCTCGAGTCAGCCAATTTCCTGGCGGCGCTGCGACGATTCATCGCCAGGAGAGGTAAACCGAAGGAGTTG GACTTCTGGCGGCGCTGGTCACGTGACTACATCGGAACGCTGCAGGAACGCACGAAGTGGAGGAGCGCGCGCGGCCCAAGCCTCGCAGTCGACACCGTCGTCCTGGTACGAGACGAGCGTCTGCCGCCCTGCCGGTGGAGGCTGGGCAAGATCGTCGCGACGCAGCCGGGCCGGGATGGCGTCACCAGGGTGGCCGTCATCCGAACCGCCAGAGGGGACATCCAACGCGCGTTCAATAACATTTGTCCATTACCTACTTCGGGTGAAGtcatataagtag